A genomic region of Deltaproteobacteria bacterium contains the following coding sequences:
- a CDS encoding dephospho-CoA kinase, with product MRIIGLTGGIASGKTTVRGMFCALGASVLDADVIYHDLIAPVNGKVSPLAYEIEQRFCGVLTDVGEIDRCKLGARVFANAEERAALEAITHPAVHLAVEKQISELSKKGIQLVIYDIPLLFENNLENKLNGVIVVWVQFALQLQRLMVRDHLTKVEAELRINSQMPLDQKRQRATWVIDASGTLASTQMQVEKIWLALN from the coding sequence GTGCGAATCATTGGACTAACTGGCGGTATTGCTAGTGGAAAAACTACAGTGCGAGGTATGTTTTGCGCGCTGGGCGCGAGCGTACTTGATGCCGATGTCATTTATCATGATCTCATTGCACCAGTTAATGGCAAAGTTTCTCCACTAGCGTATGAAATTGAACAGCGCTTCTGTGGTGTTTTAACAGATGTAGGTGAAATCGATCGCTGCAAGTTGGGTGCGCGGGTTTTTGCAAATGCAGAAGAGCGTGCAGCACTTGAGGCGATTACCCATCCTGCGGTGCATTTAGCTGTTGAAAAACAGATATCAGAGTTAAGCAAAAAAGGCATTCAGCTGGTTATCTATGATATTCCGCTATTATTTGAAAATAATCTTGAAAATAAGTTGAATGGTGTCATCGTAGTTTGGGTGCAGTTTGCGTTACAGTTACAGCGCTTGATGGTTCGCGACCATTTAACTAAAGTTGAGGCTGAATTACGGATAAACTCACAAATGCCGCTTGATCAAAAACGCCAACGTGCAACTTGGGTTATTGATGCTAGCGGCACCTTAGCATCGACACAAATGCAAGTTGAAAAAATTT